The Methanoculleus thermophilus sequence AACTGAAGTCCCTGATGGATATCGCGGTCGACCTCTTCCGGATCAAGCGCCGCTGGATGTCACTGATCCGGGCGAACGGCCGGATGCCGTTTGCGATGCAGCGCCCGAAGGACCCGAACACCGGCGAGCGCGGCGCGGTTGCCGTGGACCTCGAAGGGCTTGTCTACACCATCGGGGTCGTCGGTGTCAACGAGATGGTGCAGCACTTCACCGGCTACCAGCTCCACGAGTCGCGCGACGCGTTCCGCCTCGCCGTCCGGACCATGACCGAACTCGAGATGTATGCTCGTGAACTCTCGCAGAAGTACAACATGACGATCGCCCTCGCCCGCACCCCGGCGGAGACGACCGGCCAGCGGTTCGCGGTCGCCGACCTCCTCGACGAGCGGTTCAGGGACCACGCCATCCGGGTCATCAAGGGTGACGTAGACCGGGCGCTCGAGATGCTCGGGACGACGCTCGATCTCCCCATCTACTACACAAACGGGACTCATGTCACTCCGGCGGCCCCCGTCCCGCTCACGAAGCGGATCGAGATCGAGCACGTCTTCTTCCCCATCGTGGACGGCGGGAACATCTTCCATATCTGGCTCGGGGAGGCCCGCCCGGATCCACGGGGGCTGATGGAGATGGCGATGAACCTCTGCCGGACGACCCAGATCGGTTACTTCGCCTTCACCCGGGACCTGACGGTCTCCTTAAAGGAGTACCGGGAGTTGAAACCGAAGCATCCAGATCACGGGAAGGCGGCCGGCATCTTCCCGGCTGCGGACCAGGTGGATGCCTGACCGCGATCATACCTTTTTTCTGACCATACACCGAAACCCTGTTAGTGGCTGCCTGCCGTAGGGCTGTAGCGGCACGTGAGGGAATCAATGATCGATCTGATAGATCCGCTTCTTGCAATCGACGTCGGCAGAGGCACCCAGGACATCCTGGTCTACGAGCCCGGCCGGCCGATCGAGAACAGCATCAAACTGGTCCTCCCGTCCCCGAATGTGGTGGTGGCAGAGAAGATCCGGCAGGTGACGCAAGCGCGGCGCCCGGTCTTCCTGAACGGGTTCCTGATGGGCGGCGGCGCGAACACGGGTGCGATACGAGAACACCTGGCAGCGGGGCTCCCCGTCTACGCTACTCCCGATGCCGCTGCGACCATCCACGACGACCCGGAGCGGGTGCGGGCGCTTGGAGTCGAGATCAGGACCTCTCCTCCGGCGGATGCAGTGACCATCCATGCCACCGACTACATGGAGCCCGAACTTCGAGAGACGTTCTCCCTCTTTGGCATCGACTACCCCGAGAATATCGCTGTCGCGGTCCAGGACCACGGCTACTCTCCCCACCGCAGCAACCGTATCCATCGGTTCGAACTGATGCGTCAGCAGCTCGATGCCGGGGACTGGGACATCTTCTCACTCGTTTCCGACCCACCGCTCGCCGACATGACCAGGATGCAGGCGATCCGGCGGCAGGCACCTCGTGCGCTCGTCACCGATACCGGGCCGGTCGCCATTATCGGAGCGCTCTGTGACCCGCAAGTGCGGCGCATGGCGGATGCCGGGGTTATCCTCGTCAACGCCGGGAACGGGCACACCCTCTGCTTCACTCTGAAAGGGCGGGAGATCTACGGGGTCTTTGAGCACCACACCGGCTCGCTCGACCCCGAGAAGCTGCAGCACTATATCCGACGGCTCGCCGACGGTACGCTGACCTCAGAGGAGGTCTTCGATGACGGCGGCCACGGGGCGGCGATCCGTAAACCGCTCTCAACCAGGGCCATAGCCGTCACGGGGCCCAACCGGCTCCGGCTGCTCCCGGAGGCATACCAGGCAGCGCCCTTCGGGGATATGATGCTTTCAGGGTGCTTTGGGCTCGCACGGCTCTGGAAGGAGTTCAGAGAAGAATAACATGGGTTCGGGGATCTCTGGATGACACATCCCGGAGAAGAACTCACCCAACCCACCCGAGCAAGGTACGGAAGAACTCCGCAAACATCTCGAATGGGGACGACGAGGACCCGACTTGCGCCTGCCCCTCGGGCCCGGTCATCTCTTCTTCAGTATAGATGGCCGTTACCTCCTCCTTTCCCAGGTTCTTGATATGATCCAGGTGCCCGACCGCCCCGACGACGATCGTATCGTGGTCAAGACCTCGCGCCCATGCCTCCGGTATCGTCTCAGAGGGGTGGAGGGTTGAATTGGTAAGACCTGCAAGTGCGTAGATCGCAGGGAGCGATCGCTCCTCCGCCGCACCGATATCCCCATCTGGCCTGATGGAGAGCACCGGGTCGGAGACGCCGGATGAGAGCAGTCTCTGATCGCCGGCAAAGGAGTATGCCCGGAAGGCAAAGAGATCCGGGTACCGCGTCAGGTCGGTGATCAACCGCTCCTCTGGGAGCGTGAGGTTTGCAAGCGCAAGCCTCCCTGTCCGGGTGGTGACCGAGAACTCCCAAACACCGCGCTCCCCATCCTGGAGACTGGCGGGCTCACGTATCCTCGTAATCTCGTAGACCCCGGTCTCTACCGGTGGCGGCACCAGGACAACGTAACCTTCCCCCTCCTTGATGGCCGAGAGGTTTCGCGCCTCGACCGTCACGGTGACGGTGAACGTCTCTCCCTCAAAGACTGCCCGTGGGTGTCGGCCGCCAAGGGTCATGCCCGGGTCGAGCAACCAGTCAAGACTCGCGATCTGCACCCCTCTCCGGGTGAGGGGGACATCCTCCGGGGTCCGGTCGAGGATAACCCCGACACCCCTGATGATCAGGCCTTCATGCGGCATGGCGAGGGATGGGGGCGTCTCTGTCTCGTTCGTACTGCTCCCATTGAGTTTAAGTGGCGATGCGGATGTGACGATCTGGTGATCACCTTGAGGCAGCGGCCGGCCATGGGATTGATGCGCCTTCGCCATCGTCGCGCTCGGTCTCGGGGGCGCATACTTCTGCAGGGTCGGTACCGGTGGCGGAGTCGCCTCAGCCACCTCGTCGCCGGATTCATCCTCATCACCGGGCTCATCGGCGGTGGCGGTCACCGTGGCGGTAGACGCCGGGGGGGTTGTGTTCGAGGACGGCGTGAGTCTCGCCTCCTCGGTGGACATGAGCCTCAGCGCCGGTTCTTCTGTCTCGTCGTCACCGGAACCATTCGTGAGAGGGAATTGGTCTGAGGTCGATTCACGAGTGAGCGCTGCAGTCGGGGCGGGTATGGCCGTCGTTCCCGGTGCCGGTTCCGTTGTCGCCAGTGCTTTATCGGGAGGGGATGCGGTCTGCTCCGGCGTGGCCTCCCCATGTATCATGGAGAGCGGGTCCTTTCTTATCACAGCTTTCTGGTCCCCATTCTTTGGTGCGACCACTACCGGATCTGAGGATGCGTCCTGGAGAACCAACTTCTCCTCAACGTCCTCCGATAAACCTTCGGTGCTGTTTATGGGATCCGGGAGGGCGGATACGGGAAGAAGAAGACCTAAAGAGAGCACCAGGAATAAGAGTGCAAGATGGAGCCTCACCGGTGCCACCTCCAGAATTCCGAAGAACTATGCACAACCTCCGTCAGTCTGTTCCAAAAGATTGAGGGCTCCTTCACTCGCCCAGATCCCCCCTTCATGGGAATCTCATGGAACGCATAACGATATAAATAACTTCCGAAGAGGGGTGCTTGAAAGCCTCCCGGATAGAGCCGGTCCGGGAGATAAGGGAAGAGTTAGGTAATTGAGGAAAAAGAAGAGAGGAAGTTCAGGCAGTCTCGTTCTGCACCAGCTGGACATCGGCGATGTCATGCTGACGCTGTGCAAGAATCTTTGCCTTGAAGATA is a genomic window containing:
- a CDS encoding DUF1786 domain-containing protein, translating into MIDLIDPLLAIDVGRGTQDILVYEPGRPIENSIKLVLPSPNVVVAEKIRQVTQARRPVFLNGFLMGGGANTGAIREHLAAGLPVYATPDAAATIHDDPERVRALGVEIRTSPPADAVTIHATDYMEPELRETFSLFGIDYPENIAVAVQDHGYSPHRSNRIHRFELMRQQLDAGDWDIFSLVSDPPLADMTRMQAIRRQAPRALVTDTGPVAIIGALCDPQVRRMADAGVILVNAGNGHTLCFTLKGREIYGVFEHHTGSLDPEKLQHYIRRLADGTLTSEEVFDDGGHGAAIRKPLSTRAIAVTGPNRLRLLPEAYQAAPFGDMMLSGCFGLARLWKEFREE
- a CDS encoding atrophin-1 family protein, whose translation is MRLHLALLFLVLSLGLLLPVSALPDPINSTEGLSEDVEEKLVLQDASSDPVVVAPKNGDQKAVIRKDPLSMIHGEATPEQTASPPDKALATTEPAPGTTAIPAPTAALTRESTSDQFPLTNGSGDDETEEPALRLMSTEEARLTPSSNTTPPASTATVTATADEPGDEDESGDEVAEATPPPVPTLQKYAPPRPSATMAKAHQSHGRPLPQGDHQIVTSASPLKLNGSSTNETETPPSLAMPHEGLIIRGVGVILDRTPEDVPLTRRGVQIASLDWLLDPGMTLGGRHPRAVFEGETFTVTVTVEARNLSAIKEGEGYVVLVPPPVETGVYEITRIREPASLQDGERGVWEFSVTTRTGRLALANLTLPEERLITDLTRYPDLFAFRAYSFAGDQRLLSSGVSDPVLSIRPDGDIGAAEERSLPAIYALAGLTNSTLHPSETIPEAWARGLDHDTIVVGAVGHLDHIKNLGKEEVTAIYTEEEMTGPEGQAQVGSSSSPFEMFAEFFRTLLGWVG